GACCAGtgataaaaaaatagaagtccTCTTATGTTTTATAACAATATCTTCTACTGATATACTGAGTGGGGCAAGTTCACTTCAATACATTGTTTTGACAAGTAGTTCACTTCAATACTAGGTGCATGGAAACTTTATATTCAAAACATTATCAAGATTGCACAATCTTGGCCACTATGCAGCATGTATTAATTTCCAGTTGTGGCATGTGACAACACATGCAGAAAAAGGTATTCCGTATTGCGAAAACCTGTCAAAGTATTTTCGCTCCATTTTAATTTACgtgaatttatttaattgtgcaGAGTGTTCACGAAAGAAAAGAATTGGGACTTGTGCTCTTAAACATGTTATAACATTTGTGTGGCTACCAAAGCTTCTCATCAAGGGTAAAATGGAAAGTTTATTAAATTACTTCCTGGTTTAGGAAGTCTTTCTTTTTATGAGGACTATAAAGGAGATATGGTCACATAAAGTGGAACAAATAGAGTTGTCAAGCAACTCTAGACCCTCTTTACAAGAATCTGACTCTCGTTAGGGGAAGACACGTATGCAGGTGTTCCTTGTCAATACCAGAAAGTTCTTGCCACCAAACAGAGAAACTTTCATGAAATCAGTGAAacttaaataagtaaaagagaGCATGAATAGGAACATACGCCATCGAGAGGGTGGCTGAACCCTTTCCAGCCTTGGCCTCCACAACTTCAGTGCCACCATCTTGGGTTCGCTTGGTAAGTGCCTGAATGTCTTCACTTGACAAATTTGCACTTGGAGTGGCCTATTGCAACATTTAGAGATAACAACAACAAGAGAAGAAATAAAGTTACAAGGTGGAGTTAATCTTTTTTTATGAGTCAAGGTAGACGTAATTTTAAATAACCTAGATAACACAATAGAAAAGAAAGATTACTTGGGAAAATAACGGGAGGATAGTTACGCCAGCATGACCACCAACAACGGGGACATTGACATCTGGAACAATGCACCAAAATTTTTAGTAGTGAATAAGAACTTTACATGAATTGACGgtttaatacaatgaaataGAAGCAAATCAAAGATGGAAATCACTATGATGCATACCAGCAACATTAACTTTAGCTTTTCCAGCATAGAAAGTCTTTGCCCTAACAACGTCAAGTGTGGTCACTCCAAAGAGTCTCTTCTCATCATAGGTTCCAGCCTTCTTGAACACCTCAGATGCAATTGGGACAGTGGAATTCACGGGGTTGCTGATCACATTGACAAGTGCCTTTTGGAGATTTGAAGGGAAGGCATTAGAGGAAAGAGGAAGAGTCAGTATTTCTTACTCGAACATCTTAACTAATATGTAACAAATATGGGTGCTTACATGAGGGCAATACTTTGCAATAGCTGTGCAAAGAGACTTAACAATACCAGCGTTAATGTTGAACAGATCATCACGGGTCATACCAGGCTTCCGTGGCACACCAGCTGGAATAATGACAACATCAGCTCCCTCCAAAGCCTTCCCTAGCTGTTCTTCTCCTGCATAACCCAAAATCTGCAAGTCCAGGAAAAAAACAATGGTCAAGGAACTGCAAGGACTAGAGATCAGACACTGAGGTCGTTCAGTCTGTGGATTGAAGGTGAGGCAAGTGGGATAAAAAGTATAACATTGTTTGGCTAATTGTGCAAAGGATTACATCATTAGGATAAAAGTAAGGGGTCTTTTGGGAGATCcatattttccaaaataaaCCCCCAACTAAATTCTGCATTAGTTGTTTAGTGTTTGGTTTTCACTTTTACTCTCAGTATTCACAATATCAACATTAATTATGTAGTATTACCAAATTCAGTAATGTATAACATTACAAGTATTAGGAATAGATGCATAAGAGCACATAAATCAGAAAAGAATAACATTTTATTTGATCACTTATTCAGTTAACCATTTCTTACATATTATCTCTCCGCATATTTTGAGAAAAGTTTGTATATTGACTATAAAGTAATAAGAACATCAGGCAATTTAATTAACCATACCTCAATCTCTAACTGCAGGAGTCAATGATATAAATGTTCTAGATATCTTGCTGTATTTGGTCCATCTCaatttgatattattaagtAATTTATCTTTTATGGTAAACTAGGAGTCCCTAAATTAAAAGTTCTCCAAACTTCAGACCAATCTCTATTTGAAGCTAAAGCTAGTGTAGCAATGACTAAGGCTTAGTCTAGCTAATTCGTATCTCTTATAGATATCTTTTGTTCTATATACTTAGATAAATCCGCATTGATACAGAAGGATCATACTACTTTTAAAGCAATTTTCTTCCACATGATTTTAGTTCAATCTGATCTCTTTTTATAGCATCTTCAATCACCACAATGCCGTACGTGCGGAATAGTGTTTGCAGGTTTATGCAAGGCATAGCCAAACCATCTATGGCAACTTTTTACTACTTAATCCTCTGTGTGATACTTTCACTTTTTGTCTGATGTGACCATTTCTATTTTTGTCCAATCTTCTATGACTGCACATCTATATTTGCATCTAAAGTTTCAATGACAGTTAATCTTGTGGATATGATAAGCATTTTGAGACCCAAAGTTCACCCCATATCACATTGTTGATCTCACAACCATTTTATAAATTTACCTTCTCAAGTAGGAATCCTGAAGCAATCTTTCACTTCCATCACTAAAATTCAATCAATCTACTATATTTCCGTCTATCACGCCATTCACTTCAAAAGATTGAGCACTTCAATCAATATATTTCTATCAACCAATCTACTATATTTTTGTCTATCACATTATTTTCTTCAAGAGATTAAGTGACAGCACAATTTTATCCAATCTCTCTTCACCTTCGTCCTTATGGTAGGAGAGCTAAACTTGGATATATATATTACGTCTTACTTCAACTTATCCTAAAAATTTGTTCAGTGAAACGCTTCTCCATACCCAAATTCCAATCAACTCCCTTGTTAGTAAAGTAAAGTTGTCATCTTAACTAGCGAaatgtaatatttatatttcacatttttgtAGTTTTACTCCACTGAATTTTTGCTTGAAAACTTCACAAGGAATCAAGGatcatagtaataataaaatcactGGAGTATGTGAAGTATTTGCCATTGAATGTTGAAGTCATCTACAACAAACGcttatataaaatttcataagaGTTTCTTTCTGATAATTCAATGCCTTTACATCATTAATTAGTATTTAGCTTATCATAATACCTGGTATATAATAGGAATCAAAACAAAACTCAACGAAATAACAGGTAATCAACATAAAACAGAAATCAAGTCCCTGAATTCATCAAATGACACTGATACATCAGAGCAGTTAAAATTCTAGGGCTTAAAAGAGTGAGAAACCACACATTCATCAGAAGAGCAGACAAGATAAAACAGAAATTAACCTCAGATCTGGTGTTGATATGGCTGACATCAGCGGCAACACCAGGAGTTCCGGCAATATCGTAGAGTGCAAGTCTGGAAACTAAAGGATTCAGTTTCATGAGAAGTGACAGAGGCTGCCCGATCCCTCCAGCTGCACCTAAAATAGCGACTTTCCTGTCCGGAGCAGATTCCGATGCGAATCCCCGGCGTGTGAGGCCGGCGGTTGAGGTTGTGCGAGCCAGTAATCTCACCATGGATGTCCTCATTGCTATGGCGGAGAAAAACCTGAAGCGAAAATGAGCGAAATGGAGTGTTGAGTTGCGTGAGCCGTGAAGTCGACTAGAGTATTTATAGTGGTGATagattcaaaaatttcaaggaATGGGTCCACCTGATTTTCTGCCGCTAAATATTCCCACGATTCATTTTTACTTATTCCATCTAGTACTAGTacttaaaaatggaaaaatccTATAGAATTTGGATAGAatgattagtttatttttaaatcgaaagaatattataaaaattttaaattttctgatcAAATTTTCTTGTCATTTAGCATTATTCTTCAAAAAAGTTATGAGTTTTTTTATCccataattaatttgaataatttaaatttgtattaagtAAAGCTTTATTCAGAGATAGTACTCAAAAGTTAGAACCTTTGATCAATGGGGAATAAGTTTTGTTAAAAGTAAGTATTGACGCCAAGTTCAGCGGTGATTTGGCTAGCGTTTTGACCGTAGATTTCTgaatattcttggcaaatattatttgggtgaaatttcacaTGTGTTTGACCATAGTATTTAGGAAATATATTccacttttttagaaaaatatgatttatactcataagttttaaaaactatcaaaactaaccataagtttgtattacaagtcaattgaatattcgttacaacaataacaaatagtgtTCATGACACTAGATCAATATGGTGatttggagtgagtgcaacaagcaTCATTCCAAAGTAGACCAAACACATGACTTTGTTATCATGAGCcaaatattcatcattttcatcaataaccatatcatcatttaacattcactgaatatttcatcactactttAGTGTTAAGTAGTGTTAacgtaaaaaaattatgtaatacaacgcaaGCAACAACTATAAAggatgtttttgtaaaagataaaagtttggaGTAAAAttccaattttaaaaaattccaaataatgagatttaaCCCAGATActagaaaaaaattagtatttgaaaatttaaaatatttatcaaataatgacaaagtgtatggacaaacactatttgccaaatttttttccaaatattatttgggaaaTCTATGATCCAAAAGAGCGATGTATTTTCTTTTAGTAAAAATCAAAAGTAGAACATCATCTATTTGACTATTTATGACTTTTGCCTAATAAGTAACCGTTTATAAGCCCATCAAACCGGTTCTTAATAAGTAACTATAAGTTATGTATTACACACGGTATAAAATGGTAATTTCATAcaataaaatgtttaaattattttttcatggtATAATAAAAGGATAGAATTagtctataaaaaaaaagtgaatagtTAATCTCATGGCGATATCAATTATTTacctttttatcaaattttatacGTTTCTAGTTCACTAACAAATGTAGCATATTCTTTGTATCTTAATCAATCACAATGAAGCATATTATGTTCAAATATACAGTATTCGAGCAACATCCTCGTGGAAAATGTATGTTCTGGCAAATAGAGCTCTTGAACAGACTCCTACATGTACAAAATTTCCCAGATGCAGATTGACATCCCCAGCCACAGCTCGACGGCCTCATTACCCTCTTCAATTGTAACAACTTCAACCTTCGCAATACTATAGAGATAGAGAAAGAGAACTCTCTAGTAAACGATCGAAATTTTAAGGGAAAAGTAGCAATCAAATCTGAAACAGGGCAGCTCGGTAAACATTAGGGAAGTGCTACATCCCAAGGGAGTTTAATGTAGGCGCAAGCAATTTCACAGCTCGAAGTGGAACCAAAtcaaaatactaataatagttGTAATAATCTCCATAAGCTAACCTCGATAACAACGAGAACAACTTTTGGATGTTTCGATTTTGACAACTTGAAGTGAAAGACAAAGTCCCTTAGATGTTGATTAACAAAGAGAGTCAGTAGGTTGGCCATATATCTTCTTTATCCAGTCCAGAACATCCACACAATCTTCATGCCCAATGAAATGCCTTCACATAGAGAGGGATTTCGGGTTAGGAGAAAATGAGTGAAGATTTTTGTTTCTATATTTCAAGTTCAGACCTGTTTATTGTACGATAGGTCTTCAATTCTGCAGCTTGACGGTGATTTCTTATATCTTTCCGCATACAAAGTGACTCGGGCATCTGGAGATGGCCATCCTGACTGTTATATGAATCGCATATGAAGCTAAGAACCTTTTCCTGTAAATGCCATTTTCAGATGTCAACAGGAGAATTTGACGTGTCTCATGGCTCATGCTACTGAGAGACAAGGCCCAATAAAAGGTATGATTAAACaattaaacaatttttcatAGGGGAAGAGACGACTGCCTCTGCACATGAAACAAACACGTTCCTTGAAAAAAGGAAAACTGAAAATTATCACATGCCAACTCCAAGTCAAAGAATCGCTATTTCTTACAATTGATTGTCACTGCCTATATTTTCCCTTAAGGCATGCTTTTGGAAAAAGAGAAGTCTCAAGGCAAGAATAAGCGTCTAAAACCAAAGGAGGTCATCGTGAAACTGATCGTAGCTctatgaaaaaaagaagaaaacaatttgAAAGAGAATCTTCCCACACTAAGGTAATTATTGCTAAGAAAAGGACCCACTATTGTTCTGAACCCCAAGAATCAACCTTTCATATCCAGACTGACACAACACAGAATATACCAACCATGGGATACCCAAAGAGATGATGAAAATATCCGCATATATAAAACGCATGCATGACTGTATGCATATCATACTGTCAATAAAAGGAATAGTGAACAACTTTTATAAACCTGCAGAAACTCAGCTACTGCATCCGGAATGAAGAGAAATGTCCAACTTGATAAAAGTtctatataacaaaaaaaaaaaaggcacaACAATTCCttataaaacagaaatggcaTACCAAAGGTTTAGAAGCATCTATCCACTCATAAATCTGTTCATTGCGAAACCATGTCATCTGCCTTTTTGCAAAATTTCTGCACAAGAATATAAGAATCAGTCAATCAGCTTATAACTTGCAAGAAATAACATTAtagacaacaacaacataccaagtGTAACCCCACAAGTAGGGTTTGGGGAGGGTAGAGTAGATGAAACCAATCCTACCTCGTAGAAATAGAGATGATGTTACCGATACACCCggattaaaaaaacattttcagcAGTTTCAATATGGGAAAAGTAACAACGGAATAATGTGAAATGGAGAGCATTACACAACATAGAGAAGAAAGAACTGTAAAACCAGTGCTAAGAGAATATTACTAATACTACTGCCAAGAAACTACAAGAGTATTGTTAATACTACTGCCAAGAAATAGTATTATAGACGATCCAATGAAATCAGGAAAACCAGCACTAAAAGCATGGACCAGACCCAAATGTATGGAAGGGACCAGAGCCCAGACAGGAGTAAGGGTCGACCAATTTAGGCAGCACTATCAGAAGTTCCTCACTTTTGCATCCACAATCATCCATACTGCTCTTTTCTCATCTTGACAAGTAACTATAGTATCAAGAAGTGTGGCTTGTTCAGCAGACAAGAAAGAGAGGGTTAAGTAGAAAGTTGTCTTCAACAATGACAGGGGAGAcatgattaaaattttatcagGAATAGTTGTGGAACTTTCTGCTGATCCATGGCAAATCCGCATACAATGACTACAAAATATAAGCATCCAGAACTAAACTGTGACACTACAGAGAAAAATAGCAGATAAATACAACATTTAAATGTCAAGAAAGAAAGGTTGTCTTAATATGTGAAATAATAGAGGAAGTGTTTGTTATGACTTATGACAGTAGTTATTTTCTAAGAAAGACATTTTCATGAGGAAGTCATGCACTAGTGCTTGGTTACTGGGGGGTGACGGGATGACCTCCCTCACTTATGGACGAAAGCCATTTTCGTTATAACTATGTTGACTTTTAATTCCATATCAATTGCTCCAACCAACACTTAGACATAATTATTAATCTTTATTACTCAAATTTCGGTAAAACACTATGCAATTTGCTAAAATATTGTCTTTCGTATGTATTTttccaaatataatttttcactcaccaaccaaacacgagaaaacattttctgggAAAATAATCTTCCACTGAAAAACATTTCCCTggaaatattttcaataaaattatttttcgttCGATCAAACACATTTCAATCAAGGGGGCCTCAACGGTTCATACTAAAAGGCCATTTTATTGAAAgataacattttgaaaaattatattatattacacAATAAGACAGTCGTTTTCCCGACATCCATATCTCCTACACAAGAAACCAAGAACAACTAAGATCATCACACTTTGAGACAACTACATAGTCACAGTGAAAGTAAAATACCGTGATTCTTTCTGAAATTCAGATAAAAATTCATGGAAGTCCCCAGCAGAACTCCATCCTCCATTTTCCCTACACCTTAGAAGGTATTCCATTGCCTAAAAGATTTTGAACAAACACATATTAGTAACCAAACTATTGGACTGTGTTCAAGCTATAGGGATGCAAATATACTTGTCGGTAACCAATTGCTCGAGTAGCAGAATTCGAGTTCGGCAAAAGACCCACATCAAGAAGCCACCTTGCCTCAGATAGAATTCCATCTGCTCCTGCAGTATGCAACatcataatgaattaattaggaTCAAGGTATTCTAAAAAAAGTTGTTAAGGAACTAAAATGGAAAGCTCTTATTTAAAAGAAAGATTTATTTAGTTGAAGCAAAGATTAGTATCTCAAGGACTA
This portion of the Solanum pennellii chromosome 12, SPENNV200 genome encodes:
- the LOC107005541 gene encoding malate dehydrogenase, mitochondrial, with the protein product MRTSMVRLLARTTSTAGLTRRGFASESAPDRKVAILGAAGGIGQPLSLLMKLNPLVSRLALYDIAGTPGVAADVSHINTRSEILGYAGEEQLGKALEGADVVIIPAGVPRKPGMTRDDLFNINAGIVKSLCTAIAKYCPHALVNVISNPVNSTVPIASEVFKKAGTYDEKRLFGVTTLDVVRAKTFYAGKAKVNVADVNVPVVGGHAGVTILPLFSQATPSANLSSEDIQALTKRTQDGGTEVVEAKAGKGSATLSMAYAGAIFADACLKGLNGVPDVVECSFVQSTVTDLPFFASKVRLGKNGVEEVLGLGALSDYEKEGLEALKPELKSSIEKGIRFANA